One segment of Trichlorobacter ammonificans DNA contains the following:
- a CDS encoding 4Fe-4S binding protein yields the protein MSEEKKLPRIEIIEKYCKGCHICVEFCPKKVLEMKGFVVAVKDLEACIKCMQCELRCPDFAIKVHAE from the coding sequence ATGTCAGAAGAGAAAAAGTTGCCAAGAATCGAGATCATCGAGAAATACTGTAAGGGGTGTCACATCTGTGTGGAGTTCTGCCCCAAGAAGGTTCTCGAGATGAAGGGTTTCGTGGTTGCCGTGAAAGACCTGGAAGCCTGCATCAAGTGTATGCAGTGCGAACTGCGCTGCCCCGACTTCGCCATCAAAGTCCACGCTGAATAA